CGGTAAACTCCGTGTCTATCGGTTGTCCGTAAGCCTTTTCGAGAAGGGTAAGCATCGAACGGATGATTCGGATAAAATCGGTCTGCTGCAATAGATGGTTAAAGGTGAGTACAAGCGGCTCCTTAGTCGTTTCGAGACGGCCGGTCCAAGGGTCTGCCGGATATCCGTCCTTCATCAGGGAAACAAAAAGATGCAGGCTTGGATAGTCCCGGTCAGATAAAAGCTCCTCGACGGATTGACTCGTCAGTTCGTTTCGTTGCAAATCGATCAGATCAACATGCCCCTGTGAATACTTGGCGATCTGCGCGCCTGTTTCAGGGCGCAGATTGGGATGGCTAACCGCAACGATCCGGGGATAGTCGTCGCCGACACGGTCCACCGCCCGCGTTCCCAGGCCGAAAACAAGGCGAACCATCCCCTGTTTGGCATCTATGCGGTCCGTCCAGGCATAGAGATTCCGCGAAAAAGCAACACCGGCAAGACTCGGGAAAAAGCTCTGGCGATAAGGCGCCCCGGAAACACGCTGCACGAGAATCGCCATCTGCTCGTCGCTTTCGCCAAGCCCGCGAGCACGGCGATAGGCAAGGGCGTTCGGATTAAGGGCGCTGGCGTAAACCAGCTTTACAGCTCTCACGAAAGCATCCAGTCGTTCCTCGGGCGTCCCCTGGTTGGCACAGTACTCGCTGCGGTATTTCCCGGCAAACGCGTTTCCGAAACTATCCTCAAGCAGAGAGCTGGAACGGACAATTATCGGCGCCTGACCAAAATAGGCGATCATGTCCCGAAACTGCTCCATAATCTCCGACGGAAAACGACCGTCGAGAAACCGCTTCTCCGTCCCGGCAAATTCCTCGGGAGAAATATGAGCCGAGCGTGATAGGTCGAGACGAAGGCGGAACAGATCATTGTTTACCAGAAAGGTAAAAAATACGTCCGATCCGATATAGAAAGAGTCGTGCTCTTCAAGTATCTTTGTAAAGTCGACTTCAGTCGGGTCCGAAACGATGATGCGACGTGCCAGGAGCATGCCGGCGGCTTTTCCCCCGATCCGCCCCGAGCCAATGAGACGTTCCCGGATGGCGAAGAGATCGTCGAGGGTTATGTAGGAGTCCACCAGGCGGTTAAACTCGGGATGGGTTCCTATCATCATCCGTGCAAACTCCTGTTTGAGAGCGGATACTTCCGGCTCATTTTCATCGAAATCGGCATCTGACTCATGGTACTGCAAAAGACGGCGATAGACGCTTTCCCACGGAGCGATTGACCGGTCGCGCAGATGAAATGGCTTTCTGTCGGCAACGGTCGCTACAGCCGCCGCATCGCCGCTTACGAAGATCGGCGTCCATATTTTGCCCACCATCTCATGAGGGAGAAACATATGGGGGGACTGGCGTTCCCAGACCTTGAGCGGGTGGAAATACATCCTCCCGTCAACACTGTAAACGTCGAGCAGCAGCTGTGTGGTGTCCCTGATACGGGCAACGGCACTGCTGCCGTGACGGCCGCGGGTAAGGGCGAAGTAGGCAACCGTATCAAGTTCAAACAGAAAAGGGCAAGTAACCTGGAAAAAGTTGGCAACGAGTTCGTCGGTCGCCCATTCTACGACCAGTGCCGACAGGTTGTCGAAAACATAGAATGCCTCCCTTCCCGCCTTCGCGATGATCTTGTGGACGGCGCTGCTGAAAAAGTCAAACCCGCGCTGGGGATCGACCGTAATCGTCCGCAGACCCTCGATATCCGGCAGTACCGGCGGGTGCGGAGCAAAGCGCAGATAAATGCACCGCCGCCCCTCCGCTATCGCCTGTCGGGCAAACGGCTCGGTAAAATGAGTGTAATCATCAATGTTCTCAACCCGCCAGACAACGTTGTCGCCAAGCCTTAGTCCCTGAACTACCTGGTCGAGGGCGGGCAAACCGCTCGACACGGTTTTAGTTTCCATGATGCAAGCATCCTTTCAGCGCCTTATCTCTAATATTCCATCTTTTGCGCATTTATCTGCTCTGAGACGCTTATCTTAAATTGTCTTCTATTTGCCGCTGTCAGGGATAAGAGTGCGAATGATATCCTCCTTGCCGATGACGCCCACCAGAAAACCATTTTCCAGAACCGGCAGCGTGTGAATGTTGTTTTTTACCATCAAGGTGGCAATTTCTTCCAGGCTCGTTTCCGTATCGACCGTTACCGGATCGGCAGTCATGGCCTCGGATACAGTTACTGCCGCCATCTTCTGCACCTCTTTTTCAATCTGCTTCGGGGAACTTATCGGTATTGTTCCCCCGAGGAGAACAAAGAAGGAGGGAAGAGGGATCTTCCCCTGCTGAACCATCAAATCCGATTGACAGATGATTCCCTTCAGGAACCCCTCTCTATCGATGACGGGCAGGCCATTAATGTGTTTTTCCAGAAGCAGGGCGGCGGCCTTGGTTATTTCAGTATCGGGATAAACGGTAATTACCCGCTCTGTCATTATATCCTTTGCCTTTATCATATCTTTTCCTCCTTTATTTTAGGTAATCCCTGATGCGGCTTTCCATCTCTTCGTACCTGAAGAGCCGGTTGAAATCGATAAGGCCTGCCATCGCCCTTGAATAGGCGCGAACCCCGGTTTCTTCGAGAATAGACACGGGATTCAGCCCCCCGATAATGATTGCCCCGATGCGGCCCTCCGCTACGGGAATGTCAAGAACAGCTTGACCGGGCTTGCCAATTTTTACCAGCCCCCCGAGTCCGATCCTTCCCAGCTTCTCCGTAAGCTGCTCCACCGCTTCGAGGCTTTCCGCGGGGAACTCCCGGAAGCTGGCCCCAATCCTGCCGTTTCCCGTCTGCACAACATCAAGGTAATTTGTCATGCCGCTTCTGATGAAAATCTCCAGAGGATCGATGCTTGTTCCATCGTACATGATGATTTCAACAAAGCGGGCCGGTTTTTTGTCCACCATTTCCAGGAGACCGCCGAATCGCGATGTGACCGGAATGCCGTGCTTCAGCATAACTCCATTGAGGGTAATGGAACAGACGGTTCCTATCCCGATCATTCCTTCGGGGATTTTGATGTACCCACAGCTTTCGCCGGGGCCCAAAAACGTCAGAAGCTGTCCCATGGCATAACCGTTTTCGTAAACTTTTGAGATCATAGGTATATTTTTGGCCAGCAGGCCTGGCTCCACCACGGTTACATTGATCAGAACGGATCCGGCGGCAGTGTTCAGATTGAAATCCATCCGGTACGTCAATTGGTCGATCTTGGAGGACAAAAATCCGACACGCTCGATAATCCGAAAGGATTGGAGTTCTTCCATACCGCGAACGGTGATGGCGTGCCCCCTTTTGCCGTTACTGTCGGCCAGGCCCTCAGCAACCATCTTCTGCAAATAGAGACGCACCGTCCTTTCGCTGATCTCATGGCCGAGAGATGCCAGTTCCTCGGCAACCCGGGAACTGCTGAGCGGGTCTTTCGCGTTTTTCATAACATTCAAGATTAGAATTTCTTTTCTTTTTTTCTTGTCTTCCATAGTCTTTTCCTTCTTATTGAGCTTATTGTGGCGCAGGTAAGCATATATGACAATGGTATGTCAACTTGATAGTTTGGAATAAACGCGCTCCTGATCCCCGGAATAGCTCTCAATTATTCGCTGGAAAGTATTTAACCCATCCGGCAATAATTGGTAGCACAACCGGCATAATTGCCGATAATGCTGAGCATGTAAATTAAAGTCAAGCATTTTTATTTTCGCGATGTTTTATGTTACCATTCTATAATACAATACATTTACTAAAAAAACTTGACAGGGAACAAAGAGCTTGGTAAGGACTCCGCGAATTGAGGGCGTGCTTATACGGCAATGGTATTCCGATGTGACGGTAATGTGTGGCCGATGAATAAATATCTCCGGCGTAATGGCTATCGATTAAAATTGAGGCGAAAATAGTCCACATCGGTAGCTTATGCCGGATGAATCTATGAGTGAATATCAGTAGTTCCATAATGATTGAGCGTTCTTAACAAACAAGGGAAGTAGTAAATTTATCAAAGGAGGTAAGAAAAATGGCAAAAGAAAATCCGTTTGTGGTTGCGCAGCAGCAGCTTGATCAGTGCGCGAAGATACTAAACCTCGATCCCGGAGTGCAGGCAGTTCTCAGGGTTCCTTCACGAGAGCTCCACGTGTCGATCCCGGTGCGTATGGACGACGGCTCTCTAAAGGTTTTCCAGGGGTTCCGCATCCAGTACAATGACGCGAAGGGGCCGTGCAAGGGGGGAATCCGCTTTCATCCCGAGGAAACCGTCGATACCGTCCGCGCCCTCGCCGCTTGGATGACCTGGAAATGTTCACTGCTCGATCTGCCGCTTGGCGGCGGTAAGGGCGGGATAATCTGCAATCCCAAAGAACTGTCGCAGGGAGAGCTGGAGAGGCTCAGCCGTGCCTATATCAATAAGGTAGCGGCAATCATTGGCCCAGACAAGGATGTCCCGGCGCCGGATGTTTACACTACCCCCCAGATCATGGCCTGGATGATGGACGAATATTCCAAAATGTCCGGGAAAAATCAGTTTGGCCTGCTTACCGGGAAACCACTGGCAATCGGCGGTTCCAAGGGACGAGGCGATGCCACGGCCAGGGGAGGCCTCGTCACGGTTCGCGAGGCGGCAAAAGAACTGGGCATTGACCTTTCCAAGGCAACAATCGCCGTCCAGGGGTTCGGCAATGCCGGATACTACGCTGCCTACCTTGCCGAAAAGATTTACGGGGCCAAGGTTGTCGCCGTTGGCGATTCGAAGGGATGCATCCTGTCCGATGACGGCCTCGACGCGCAGAAGGTGGCAAGTCACAAGGCGCGCACATCCACTGTCTGCGATTTCCCAGGCGCTAAATCAATCAGCGACGAGGAACTGCTCTCCCTTGATGTTGACATTCTCTTTCCGGCCGCCCTTGACGGGGTAATTACCGGCGCCAACGCCTCCACTGTCCGCGCCAAAATTGTTGCCGAGCTTGCCAACGGGCCTACAACGCCGGAGGCTGATGAGATTCTTTACAAAAACGGCGTCCACCTGATTCCCGACTTCCTCTGCAATGCCGGCGGGGTTACGGTATCCTACTTCGAGATGGTACAGAATTTCTACATGTACTACTGGGAGGAGGAAGAGGTACATAAACGCCTCGACCAGAAGATGACGACCGCCTATCACTCGGTTCTCGACACCTCTAAAAAGTACAATGTAAACATGCGGCAGGCTGCATACGTTGTCGCCGTCGAACGGGTAGTGGAAGCGATGAAGGTTCGCGGCTGGGTGTAACATCAGTTCTTACAGCAAAAAAAAGGGGAGACGGAATGTCTCCCTTTTTTTATTTTCCGCTCGGTAAAAAATGGCGGAGAGAGCGGGATTTGAACCCGCGGTACACCTTTAAGGGGCGTACAATCGCTTAGCAGGCGATCGCTTTCGGCCACTCAGCCATCTCTCCGTGATCTTTCTATGTCTTCTTGCCGATGCTGAAATCGGACTTTTATAACTGGCGGAGGGAGCAGGATTGGAATTAACAATCCAACTATCTAATATCAAAATAATTAATTAGATGTAAATTTATTCGATACCCCCAAAACAAAAAACCACCGCCGTTTTTTCGATGCGCAAGTTACCATCACCCGTGACAAGATGCAAGCCCATATTTAGGGATACGGTAAATCGCCCAGATCACAAAATCGACAACCAAATCGACAACCAAATCGACAACCGGTTATCGCATCACATAATAGCTGGCTCTGGCCTGACCTTCGCGTTTGACAATTTCCAGATCAACCAGCTTGCCGATTTCCTTGAGAGCCGCCTGCCTGCTTGTTTTAAACATTGCTGCCACGTCGCCGCTATTCATTTTGCCGTGCTTATTGATGTATTCCACAATCCGCATTTGTTTTTCCGTCAGGGCGATCTGGCCTTTATTTTTCGTCTTGACGCGCTCCGTGCTCAAACGAACAACGCGTTCGCGCACGGCATCAATACTGACCGCTACACCTTCCACAAAATATTCCAGCCAGCCGGTCAGATCGCGCTTTTGTGGATGAACGGCCCGCAATGCCTTGTAATATTCTGTCCTATCCATATCGTAGTAGTCGTCCAGACAGAAAAACCGTTTGGTATCAAAACCGCGTAAGCGGAGAATCAGGGCCGCGATGACGCGGGCTGTTCTGCCGTTGCCGTCAACAAACGGATGAATCCGGACAAATTCATAATGGGCAATACCCGCCATAATAACCGGATCAAGCCCGCGGGCCTTATCTGAATTAAACCATTGCACGTAATCCTGCATCAGTTGGGGGATTTCTATGTTGGCGGGCGGCCGGAAAGATATTTCACCGGTCAGCCGGTTGCCCACCACCACATATTTATTGGTCTCACTGCGGTAAGCGCCGCAATCCCGAGGGTCGTCAATAGTGTTGACCGTCAGCAGTTTCTGGATATTTTTTATGTTCACTTCCGAAATTTCACCATTTGTGGACAGGGTATCTAATTTTTCCAATACACTAATATAATTAAGAACTTCTTCCTTGTCTTTTCGCTTGGCCATAATTTTGCGCCCGGAGGCAAGATCGCTTACCTGCTCCAAAGACAGGTTGTTTCCCTCAATGCTGGTCGAGGAATGTGCGCTGCGAACAATGGCCTCCCGGCGCAGGGATATTTCCCACCGGGGAATCAGCGGTGAACCGAGGATAACCTCCCTTGCCGCGGCTATCCGGGTTAAAAGACCAATCATCTGATCCGAGTATTTGTATTTCGGTTTAAACATAAGGATCGCCTTTCCCCCTTTATTCGTCATCGCCATTTTCAACGTTGGTGTTTCCCATGCGGTACTTGATGTCGTAGTTGATGATGAAGTCCAATTCCTCGTCGGTGAAGCCGTAGTGCTGTGCAAGAACTTTGTCGATTTCATCTATGACTGGTTTTGAAAGACGTGGAGCAAATACTTGGCAAGCGTCCGATGAATCCGTCTTACGAAGTATTTGCAGTCGCGGTAGAAGGCAGCCGCCAGCAATGGACAACTCCAGTGACGGCATGATCTTTGACAGTCTGTATAGGGGAAATGGTTTTAAAAAGCAAGGTGCAGTGAGGCGAGGAACGCTATAGGCGCATCTCAGGCATTTTCCGTAAGCAGCAGGCCGCGCTTATCCTTGGGGAGCGGTTTCCAGACATCGGGCAGCAACTCCCGCAGACGACTGACCGGATGGCTCATAATCCTCCGCAGCATGTCGCAGACGCCACGGTACAGATAGATGCGGGTGGCCGCCGTCAGACCGAACATCGCAAGCCACCGTTCAGCGTTTCAACGACCAGGCGCAAGGTGAAAGGATCGAAGCCCCGTTCAACCTCAACGTAGAGGTTATTGCCAAAGCGGAGATGGACGCCGGCGGACGCGGGGGCCACAAGCCTGGCTGTCTTCAATTCCAGGAAGCCGCCGGTTACGGCCTCCCGCTCTTTGAGCCTACGCCTTATGGTATAAAAAAATAGACGCCTGCACGTCATTCAGAACAGGCGTCTATATGGTTGGAAGCTATATCGAAGGAGTTGAAGGTCTTCTCCGGCCGCTACGTATTCCCAAGGTCAGAAGGGCACAGACGAAAAGAAGCGCAAGTGCCACTGGGATAAATCCAACTTGGAGGCTGAGCCAGGCGATTCCGATTGCAGGTAAAAGCAATATCCTCACAGCTGCACTCAACACACTGTGCCGGGAAATAACGTCGGCGATCGGCGGCGATACTCGGTAGTACCATTCGACAAAGGAACTGCCGGTAGATGAAACCAGTAGCACCCTGTCCCTGAAAGTTCTGAGGATGTTCACGAAGGGATGGAGGTACGAGCCGTAAGCGGCGGTGGCAATGAAGCAACCGCTTTTCCCGCCGCTATCTGTTGTCGATACAACTCCCGGTCCTCCGGGATCCCTGATGATGCCAAAGGCGGGATTCTTGTCCCACTCGTCGTTGTCATAAAGGGTCAGGATGCCGTTTCCCAGCGCATCGACCTTGAAGTTTGGATATTCCTTGAGGGTACCGTCCGTGCCTACCTTGTACCATTTGGTATCGGCGGCAAAGGGTGCGGGAGGAATGATCACCACGTCGGTGCGGTTCGTGTTGTTGGCGATACTGACGGAAAAATCAAAGAGGCCGAGGGGAAGGCTGATGTTCGAAGGGGCAATGGTAACATCGGGTTTCAGGTTGCCGCCCTTGTCCATAGAGTATCCGGAATCGGTCAGGGGGCGTATCGTTTCCATGAGGTTGGCATCCGATGCGGCTATGATGACCGCGGCGCCCTGGCCGCCCTTGGAGCCTACGACACGCACGACATTCGTATTCATCGTGGCAAGAGTCTTGCTGTTCTGATCCTTTATTGCCCCGGCTGCCCCCCTTATGGCCGTGAGTGTGCCCTGTTGGGATAAAAGATCCTTGCCTGCGGCGATGAGCGTGCTGAGTTTGGTATCGGCGAGGGGGATGTTACGTCCCTGCGCATCTTTCAGCCCCTGAGCGATAAGAGGATTCCCGAAGTCATCTTCATCCAGCGGTTTGGCAGGGGTGGTGAACGAAATAGGACCCACTGCATCCATGACCTCGTCTGTCGTGGAGACGTCGAGTACATAGTACTGGTAGTTTCCCTCGTAATGGAGCACACCTTCGATCACCTTGACACTCAGGCCGGTGGTCTCTATGGCAAGAAGGGGCTTCTCGCCTTCGTAAAGAACGAAGTATCTTGTTTTCAGGACTAAGGGTTGCGGGGACGTTGTGACGAGAGACTTCACCGCGGCAAAGGCGGACTTCACGGCGCCGGCGAAGAACTTTGCCGCAGAGGCCGTTTCCCCGGGCAGGGAGAGTTCCGGCGTGAGCGAATCAAATGCTATAGTGCCGGTGGACGAGGATGGCTTAACGCTCTTTAGGCATCTGCCGATAGAACCCCAAGTGCATGAGGATCCATCCACCCATGTTGCCCAAGTAACGTTTCCCCCTCTCAGGTCTATCCCGGTCACGTCTGCTCTAAGCAGATTTGCCCCGGTCAAATTCGCGTCCTTCAAGTTTGTCTTAGAGAGGTTTGCTCCCTGTAAGTTAGCATTGCTAAGGTTTGTTCCCTGCAGGTTTGTTCCCTGCAGGTTTGTTCCTTGCAGGTTTGCCCCTGCCAAGCTTGCTCCTTGCAGGTTCGCCCCTGATATGTTAGCCCCATGCAAGTCAGTCCCCCATAGATTTGCCCCACTAAGATTTACCCCTCCTAGGTTTGCCCCGCTCAGGTCTGCCCCACTGAGGTTCACTCCGGACATGTCTGCCAAGGGAAGATTTGCTCCAGCCAACTTAGTCCCTGCAAGGGATGAGCCCGGAAATAAGACCTCGCCGTAAGATGATAGCCCGGTCAAGTCTGCTCCAGTAAAGTCTGTAGTCCCCCAATAAGTTCGATCACTGGCAAGTTTTATACCGTTCAGATTTGCATTCCTCAAATCTGAATCATTCAACCCCAGATCAAGGGTTAGACCTGCAAAATTTACCCCACTCAGATTTGACTTCCAAAATCGCAAAAATCCGACGATAGTAGCACCTGTCAGCCTTGCGCCTGATAGGTTCACTCCTTCATAGCCATTGGTGCCGTCCATTTCTAATACTGTCCCACTAAGGTCAGCGTTAGCTAGATTTATGCCATCTAGTTCTGCATGTTTCAGGTTTGCCTGAGACAGGTTTGCATAGGGCATATAGGCCCATTTCATGTTCGCACTCGTGAGAATTGCTTTGCTCAGATTGGTGTAGCTCAAGTTTGCTTCTTGTAAGTTTGAGGCGTCCAGGTTCGCTCCGGGTAGGTATGCCTGGGTTAGATTGGCCTTGTACATTGACGCTCTTTGTAGGTTTGTGTTAGCCAGGAATGCCTCGTGGAGATCTGCCCCGTTTAGAATGGCCCCGCCCAAGTCTGCCTGCGTCAGGTCAGCGGCATATAGGTTAGCCCCCTCGAGGCTTGCGGATATAAGTTTTGCCCCCTTCAGGTTTGCCCGGGAAAGGATCGTCCCGGCCAAGTCTGCCCCGCTCAGGTCCGCCCCGGCCAGATTTGCCCCGGCCAGGTTTGCTCCAGCCAGGTGGCCGTTCGGACATTGATTCGTGCTCAGGAGCCTGTCCACGTCCGCCTGCCTAAACACCCCGGTACATGCTCCGATGGACCCGTTGCCGCAAATCACTCCGTCGGTCCACATGGCGCCGGCCAGTTGAGCATTGTCAAGGACTGCTCCCGTTAGATTTGCTGCAGTCAGGTTCGCCGCATACAGGTAAGCACCGCTCAGATTGGCGCCACTGGCATCTGCCCCGCTCAGATTCGCCCATCTGAGGTCCGCCTCTCTTAGATCGGCGCCTCTCAGGTCGGCACTGCCCAACTTAGTTCCGAACAGTTTTGCGCCCCTGAGCCCTGTCTTGTTCAGGTTTGCGCGACTCAGGTCGGCATTGGAAAGGTCTGCTGCGCCTAAGTTGACCCCGGCCAGGTTCAGATCA
The window above is part of the Syntrophales bacterium genome. Proteins encoded here:
- a CDS encoding PEP/pyruvate-binding domain-containing protein; its protein translation is METKTVSSGLPALDQVVQGLRLGDNVVWRVENIDDYTHFTEPFARQAIAEGRRCIYLRFAPHPPVLPDIEGLRTITVDPQRGFDFFSSAVHKIIAKAGREAFYVFDNLSALVVEWATDELVANFFQVTCPFLFELDTVAYFALTRGRHGSSAVARIRDTTQLLLDVYSVDGRMYFHPLKVWERQSPHMFLPHEMVGKIWTPIFVSGDAAAVATVADRKPFHLRDRSIAPWESVYRRLLQYHESDADFDENEPEVSALKQEFARMMIGTHPEFNRLVDSYITLDDLFAIRERLIGSGRIGGKAAGMLLARRIIVSDPTEVDFTKILEEHDSFYIGSDVFFTFLVNNDLFRLRLDLSRSAHISPEEFAGTEKRFLDGRFPSEIMEQFRDMIAYFGQAPIIVRSSSLLEDSFGNAFAGKYRSEYCANQGTPEERLDAFVRAVKLVYASALNPNALAYRRARGLGESDEQMAILVQRVSGAPYRQSFFPSLAGVAFSRNLYAWTDRIDAKQGMVRLVFGLGTRAVDRVGDDYPRIVAVSHPNLRPETGAQIAKYSQGHVDLIDLQRNELTSQSVEELLSDRDYPSLHLFVSLMKDGYPADPWTGRLETTKEPLVLTFNHLLQQTDFIRIIRSMLTLLEKAYGQPIDTEFTAAVNVEGMIRINLLQCRPMVLPGDSVPIKLPAALAPELVFFRSNRTISGGATPPLRYILFIDPARYASASLELKKTIGRLVGKINEHPSVKTGGIIMIGPGRWGSSNIDLGVNVTYADINNTKVLVEMAWEETGQLPDVSFGTHFFLDLVEANIIYMPVYPSYPEASFNRQLFADLPNALTELIPETNRYLEIVSVFDLPAATGGMSAKVVADPHSRMAVCYLE
- a CDS encoding CBS domain-containing protein, yielding MIKAKDIMTERVITVYPDTEITKAAALLLEKHINGLPVIDREGFLKGIICQSDLMVQQGKIPLPSFFVLLGGTIPISSPKQIEKEVQKMAAVTVSEAMTADPVTVDTETSLEEIATLMVKNNIHTLPVLENGFLVGVIGKEDIIRTLIPDSGK
- a CDS encoding NrpR regulatory domain-containing protein, with the protein product MEDKKKRKEILILNVMKNAKDPLSSSRVAEELASLGHEISERTVRLYLQKMVAEGLADSNGKRGHAITVRGMEELQSFRIIERVGFLSSKIDQLTYRMDFNLNTAAGSVLINVTVVEPGLLAKNIPMISKVYENGYAMGQLLTFLGPGESCGYIKIPEGMIGIGTVCSITLNGVMLKHGIPVTSRFGGLLEMVDKKPARFVEIIMYDGTSIDPLEIFIRSGMTNYLDVVQTGNGRIGASFREFPAESLEAVEQLTEKLGRIGLGGLVKIGKPGQAVLDIPVAEGRIGAIIIGGLNPVSILEETGVRAYSRAMAGLIDFNRLFRYEEMESRIRDYLK
- a CDS encoding Glu/Leu/Phe/Val dehydrogenase → MAKENPFVVAQQQLDQCAKILNLDPGVQAVLRVPSRELHVSIPVRMDDGSLKVFQGFRIQYNDAKGPCKGGIRFHPEETVDTVRALAAWMTWKCSLLDLPLGGGKGGIICNPKELSQGELERLSRAYINKVAAIIGPDKDVPAPDVYTTPQIMAWMMDEYSKMSGKNQFGLLTGKPLAIGGSKGRGDATARGGLVTVREAAKELGIDLSKATIAVQGFGNAGYYAAYLAEKIYGAKVVAVGDSKGCILSDDGLDAQKVASHKARTSTVCDFPGAKSISDEELLSLDVDILFPAALDGVITGANASTVRAKIVAELANGPTTPEADEILYKNGVHLIPDFLCNAGGVTVSYFEMVQNFYMYYWEEEEVHKRLDQKMTTAYHSVLDTSKKYNVNMRQAAYVVAVERVVEAMKVRGWV
- a CDS encoding Fic family protein codes for the protein MFKPKYKYSDQMIGLLTRIAAAREVILGSPLIPRWEISLRREAIVRSAHSSTSIEGNNLSLEQVSDLASGRKIMAKRKDKEEVLNYISVLEKLDTLSTNGEISEVNIKNIQKLLTVNTIDDPRDCGAYRSETNKYVVVGNRLTGEISFRPPANIEIPQLMQDYVQWFNSDKARGLDPVIMAGIAHYEFVRIHPFVDGNGRTARVIAALILRLRGFDTKRFFCLDDYYDMDRTEYYKALRAVHPQKRDLTGWLEYFVEGVAVSIDAVRERVVRLSTERVKTKNKGQIALTEKQMRIVEYINKHGKMNSGDVAAMFKTSRQAALKEIGKLVDLEIVKREGQARASYYVMR
- a CDS encoding pentapeptide repeat-containing protein; protein product: MQREFSRGTSGGLVLFVLCVLVIFSGLVPGEARAYVQDDLDYLNDKGECSVGYLDTPCDLSGANLSGGAFAAADFSGANLSGANLSGANLTNANLTNTNLTSANLSGAKLNGAKLFQVKLTGVNLSGINLPDLNLAGVNLGAADLSNADLSRANLNKTGLRGAKLFGTKLGSADLRGADLREADLRWANLSGADASGANLSGAYLYAANLTAANLTGAVLDNAQLAGAMWTDGVICGNGSIGACTGVFRQADVDRLLSTNQCPNGHLAGANLAGANLAGADLSGADLAGTILSRANLKGAKLISASLEGANLYAADLTQADLGGAILNGADLHEAFLANTNLQRASMYKANLTQAYLPGANLDASNLQEANLSYTNLSKAILTSANMKWAYMPYANLSQANLKHAELDGINLANADLSGTVLEMDGTNGYEGVNLSGARLTGATIVGFLRFWKSNLSGVNFAGLTLDLGLNDSDLRNANLNGIKLASDRTYWGTTDFTGADLTGLSSYGEVLFPGSSLAGTKLAGANLPLADMSGVNLSGADLSGANLGGVNLSGANLWGTDLHGANISGANLQGASLAGANLQGTNLQGTNLQGTNLSNANLQGANLSKTNLKDANLTGANLLRADVTGIDLRGGNVTWATWVDGSSCTWGSIGRCLKSVKPSSSTGTIAFDSLTPELSLPGETASAAKFFAGAVKSAFAAVKSLVTTSPQPLVLKTRYFVLYEGEKPLLAIETTGLSVKVIEGVLHYEGNYQYYVLDVSTTDEVMDAVGPISFTTPAKPLDEDDFGNPLIAQGLKDAQGRNIPLADTKLSTLIAAGKDLLSQQGTLTAIRGAAGAIKDQNSKTLATMNTNVVRVVGSKGGQGAAVIIAASDANLMETIRPLTDSGYSMDKGGNLKPDVTIAPSNISLPLGLFDFSVSIANNTNRTDVVIIPPAPFAADTKWYKVGTDGTLKEYPNFKVDALGNGILTLYDNDEWDKNPAFGIIRDPGGPGVVSTTDSGGKSGCFIATAAYGSYLHPFVNILRTFRDRVLLVSSTGSSFVEWYYRVSPPIADVISRHSVLSAAVRILLLPAIGIAWLSLQVGFIPVALALLFVCALLTLGIRSGRRRPSTPSI